The following coding sequences lie in one Cupriavidus sp. WKF15 genomic window:
- a CDS encoding septation protein A, which produces MKFLFDLFPVILFFAAFKLAGIYTATAVAIGATILQIGWVWLRHRKVEPMQWVSLLIIGVFGGATLVLHNETFIKWKPTVLYWLFAAALIGSVIGWRKNLIRAMMEKQVTLPDAVWGRLNAAWAGFFAAMGLLNLYVAFQFSTDTWVNFKLFGSMGLMLVFIIAQSVWLSRHMQENTQD; this is translated from the coding sequence ATGAAATTCCTGTTCGACCTGTTCCCGGTCATCCTTTTCTTTGCCGCCTTCAAGCTGGCCGGCATCTACACCGCCACGGCAGTGGCCATCGGCGCCACGATCCTGCAGATCGGCTGGGTGTGGCTGCGCCACCGCAAGGTCGAACCGATGCAGTGGGTGAGCCTGCTGATCATCGGCGTGTTCGGCGGCGCCACCCTGGTGCTGCACAACGAGACCTTCATCAAGTGGAAGCCGACCGTGCTGTACTGGCTCTTCGCCGCGGCGCTGATCGGCTCGGTGATCGGCTGGCGCAAGAACCTGATCCGCGCCATGATGGAAAAGCAGGTCACGCTGCCCGATGCGGTATGGGGACGCCTGAACGCGGCATGGGCCGGCTTCTTCGCGGCCATGGGGCTGCTGAACCTGTATGTGGCCTTCCAGTTCTCCACGGACACCTGGGTGAACTTCAAGCTGTTCGGCAGCATGGGGCTGATGCTTGTCTTCATCATCGCGCAGAGCGTCTGGTTGTCGCGCCATATGCAGGAAAACACGCAGGACTGA
- a CDS encoding branched-chain amino acid ABC transporter permease encodes MRIETTMEPRREAVVTGRTVHYKPLNLARWLIWSLTVLVMLVLPLIFSGGFAITLMSQMGIMIIFALSYNMLLGQTGMLSFGHAVYSGLGAFIAVHVLNMAGAGKVWLPVSMLPLVGGMAGAFFGVLFGYVTTKKSGTTFAMITMGIGEMVFASSLMFPEFFGGEGGISTNRVVGDPFLGITFGPGRQVYYLIAAWCLVSMVAMYAWTQTPLGRIANAVRDNPERVEFIGYNTQRVRYLVLILSAFFAGISGALSAINFEIVSAENVSAVRSGGVLLAAFIGGAGVFFGPVIGAVVFMLFAVALSDLTKAWLLYLGLFFVLMVMFVPGGIASLLLMQMPLVAKGKFRQMLPSYGRAAAAGVVLLAAMILTVELVYKVQVDSANGTDMSLFGIGFDAGTPVPWAVAAVLWVAGLLAWRMAAARVRAAWDKVQGEIAGGRA; translated from the coding sequence ATGAGAATCGAAACGACGATGGAACCACGCCGTGAAGCGGTCGTAACCGGCCGTACCGTGCACTACAAGCCGCTGAACCTCGCGCGCTGGCTGATCTGGAGCCTGACCGTGCTGGTGATGCTGGTGCTGCCGCTGATCTTCAGTGGCGGGTTCGCGATCACGCTGATGTCGCAGATGGGCATCATGATCATCTTCGCGCTGTCGTACAACATGCTGCTCGGGCAGACCGGCATGCTGTCGTTCGGTCATGCGGTGTACTCGGGGCTGGGTGCCTTCATTGCCGTGCATGTACTCAATATGGCGGGCGCGGGCAAGGTCTGGCTGCCGGTGTCGATGCTGCCGCTGGTGGGCGGCATGGCCGGCGCCTTCTTCGGCGTGCTGTTCGGCTATGTGACCACCAAGAAGTCGGGCACCACCTTCGCCATGATCACCATGGGCATCGGCGAGATGGTGTTCGCCAGCTCGCTGATGTTCCCGGAGTTCTTCGGCGGCGAAGGCGGCATCTCGACCAACCGCGTGGTGGGCGACCCGTTCCTCGGCATCACCTTCGGTCCGGGGCGCCAGGTGTACTACCTGATCGCCGCATGGTGCCTGGTGTCGATGGTGGCCATGTACGCATGGACGCAGACGCCGCTCGGCCGCATCGCCAATGCGGTGCGCGACAACCCGGAGCGCGTCGAGTTCATCGGCTACAACACGCAGCGCGTGCGTTATCTGGTGCTGATCCTGTCGGCATTCTTCGCAGGCATCTCCGGTGCGCTGTCGGCGATCAATTTCGAGATCGTCTCGGCCGAGAACGTCAGCGCGGTGCGCTCCGGCGGCGTGTTGCTGGCGGCGTTCATCGGCGGTGCGGGTGTGTTCTTCGGGCCTGTCATTGGCGCGGTGGTTTTCATGCTGTTTGCCGTGGCACTGTCGGACCTGACCAAGGCGTGGCTGCTGTACCTGGGCCTGTTCTTCGTGCTGATGGTGATGTTCGTGCCGGGCGGCATTGCCAGCCTGCTGCTGATGCAGATGCCGCTGGTGGCGAAAGGCAAGTTCAGGCAGATGCTGCCGTCCTACGGGCGTGCGGCGGCGGCGGGCGTAGTGCTGCTGGCGGCCATGATCCTGACCGTGGAACTGGTCTACAAGGTCCAGGTGGACAGCGCCAACGGTACCGACATGTCGCTGTTCGGCATCGGCTTCGATGCGGGCACGCCGGTGCCGTGGGCAGTCGCGGCCGTGCTGTGGGTGGCGGGGCTGCTGGCCTGGCGCATGGCGGCAGCGCGCGTGCGCGCCGCATGGGACAAGGTGCAAGGGGAAATCGCGGGAGGCAGGGCATGA
- a CDS encoding ABC transporter ATP-binding protein — protein sequence MAKRMLDVTGLHAYYGKSHILHGVDAHIDEGEIVALLGRNGVGRSTMAKAILGMVKAEGSVRFRDEEILGRRTFEIAHLGIGYVPENRDIFPTLTVRQNLLLGEKRNPRQATPRWSMNDMFKMFPRLKERENTAAGVLSGGEQQMLTLCRTLMGDPDLILIDEPTEGLAPMIVTLVGDYLKTLKERGVSVLLIEQKLAIALDISQRVYVMGHGHIVFEGTPNELKANAQVRKEWLEV from the coding sequence ATGGCAAAGCGCATGCTGGACGTAACCGGGCTGCACGCCTACTACGGCAAGAGCCACATCCTCCACGGCGTGGACGCGCATATCGACGAAGGCGAGATCGTCGCGCTGCTCGGGCGCAACGGCGTGGGGCGCTCGACCATGGCCAAGGCCATCCTCGGCATGGTCAAGGCGGAGGGATCGGTGCGCTTTCGCGACGAGGAGATCCTGGGGCGCCGCACCTTCGAGATTGCCCACCTCGGCATCGGCTATGTGCCGGAGAACCGCGATATCTTCCCGACGCTGACGGTGCGCCAGAACCTGTTGCTCGGCGAGAAGCGCAATCCGCGCCAAGCGACGCCACGCTGGTCCATGAACGACATGTTCAAGATGTTCCCGCGCCTGAAGGAGCGCGAGAACACCGCGGCGGGCGTATTGTCAGGCGGCGAGCAGCAGATGCTGACGCTGTGCCGCACGCTGATGGGCGACCCCGACCTGATCCTGATCGACGAGCCGACCGAGGGCCTCGCGCCGATGATCGTGACGCTGGTGGGCGACTACCTCAAGACGCTGAAGGAGCGCGGCGTATCGGTGCTGCTGATCGAGCAGAAGCTGGCCATTGCCCTGGATATCTCGCAGCGGGTGTACGTGATGGGCCACGGGCACATCGTGTTCGAGGGCACGCCGAACGAGTTGAAGGCGAATGCGCAGGTGCGCAAGGAGTGGCTGGAGGTATAG
- a CDS encoding 3-(methylthio)propionyl-CoA ligase — MALMGQMMSAPLLISSIIKHAARYYGGTEIVSRRTEGDLHRYTYRDCELRARKLAQALGALGVKQGDRVGTLAWNGYRHLEIYYGVSGMGAVCHTINPRLFPEQIAYIVNHAEDGYVFFDLTFLPLVEGLAPHCPNVKGWVLMSDRAHMPAETKVPLLCYEELIDAQDGNYEWPQFDEGLASSLCYTSGTTGNPKGALYSHRSTVLHSYASALPDALGCSARDVILPVVPMFHVNAWGLPYSVPLVGAKLVLPGPKLDGASLYELFEQEKVTFSAGVPTVWLGLLQHVQANNLKFSTFRRTVIGGSAVPPAMIRALRALDVEVIHGWGMTEMSPLGTTCKLLAKHEALSEEACQKVLEKQGRVLFGVDMKIVDGDGQELPWDGKAFGDLLVRGPWIIERYFRNDANPLVDGWFPTGDVATIDPDGYMQITDRSKDVIKSGGEWISSIDIENVAAAHPAVHMAACISVYHPKWDERPLLVVVKKPNAEVSKEELLKFFEGKVAKWWIPDDVAFVSEIPLTATGKMQKLKLREQFKDYRLPTA; from the coding sequence ATGGCATTGATGGGTCAAATGATGAGCGCGCCGCTGCTCATTTCCTCGATCATCAAGCACGCTGCCCGCTACTACGGTGGCACCGAAATCGTCTCGCGACGCACCGAAGGCGACCTTCACCGCTATACCTATCGCGACTGCGAGCTGCGCGCCCGCAAGCTGGCCCAGGCGCTGGGCGCGCTCGGGGTGAAACAGGGCGACCGCGTCGGCACCCTGGCCTGGAATGGCTATCGCCACCTTGAGATCTACTACGGCGTGTCCGGCATGGGCGCGGTCTGCCACACGATCAATCCGCGCCTGTTTCCGGAGCAGATCGCCTATATCGTCAACCATGCCGAAGACGGCTACGTCTTCTTCGACCTGACCTTCCTGCCGCTGGTGGAAGGCTTGGCGCCGCATTGCCCGAACGTGAAGGGCTGGGTGCTGATGAGCGACCGCGCCCATATGCCGGCCGAGACCAAGGTCCCGCTTCTTTGCTACGAAGAACTGATCGACGCCCAGGACGGCAACTACGAATGGCCGCAGTTCGACGAGGGCCTCGCGTCGAGCCTGTGCTACACGTCCGGCACGACGGGCAACCCGAAGGGCGCCTTGTACTCGCATCGCTCCACCGTTCTGCATTCCTATGCTTCGGCGTTGCCGGATGCACTGGGCTGCTCGGCGCGTGACGTGATCCTGCCAGTGGTCCCGATGTTCCACGTCAACGCCTGGGGCCTGCCATATTCGGTGCCGCTGGTCGGTGCGAAGCTCGTGTTGCCGGGCCCCAAGCTGGATGGCGCTTCCCTGTACGAGTTGTTCGAGCAGGAAAAGGTGACCTTCTCCGCCGGCGTACCTACGGTATGGCTGGGCCTGCTGCAGCATGTGCAGGCCAACAACCTGAAGTTCTCCACCTTCCGCCGTACCGTGATCGGCGGGTCGGCGGTGCCACCGGCAATGATCCGCGCGCTGCGGGCCCTGGATGTCGAAGTCATCCACGGCTGGGGCATGACCGAGATGTCGCCGCTGGGCACCACCTGCAAGCTGCTGGCCAAGCACGAGGCGCTGTCCGAGGAGGCGTGCCAGAAGGTCCTTGAGAAGCAGGGCCGCGTGCTGTTTGGCGTGGATATGAAGATTGTCGATGGCGACGGCCAGGAGCTGCCCTGGGACGGCAAGGCCTTCGGCGACCTGTTGGTGCGCGGTCCCTGGATCATCGAGCGCTATTTCCGCAATGACGCCAACCCGCTCGTCGACGGCTGGTTCCCGACCGGAGACGTGGCCACGATCGATCCCGACGGCTACATGCAGATCACCGACCGCAGCAAGGACGTGATCAAGTCCGGCGGCGAGTGGATTTCGTCGATCGATATCGAGAACGTGGCCGCGGCCCATCCGGCCGTGCACATGGCTGCCTGCATTTCCGTGTACCACCCGAAGTGGGACGAGCGCCCGCTGCTCGTGGTGGTGAAGAAGCCCAATGCCGAAGTCAGCAAGGAGGAACTGCTGAAGTTCTTCGAAGGCAAGGTCGCCAAGTGGTGGATTCCGGACGACGTGGCCTTCGTCAGTGAAATCCCGCTGACCGCCACCGGCAAGATGCAGAAGCTCAAGCTGCGCGAGCAGTTCAAGGACTACCGCCTGCCGACAGCCTGA
- the msrB gene encoding peptide-methionine (R)-S-oxide reductase MsrB: MTTSKTDAEWRQQLSDIEYRVTREAATERPFTGRYWDHWDSGIFKCVGCGTPLFESATKFDAGCGWPSYFRPINGEVISEHTDHTHGMVRVEVRCKECGSHLGHVFEDGPAPTGLRYCINSAALKFDDRDPAERDG; this comes from the coding sequence ATGACCACAAGCAAGACCGACGCCGAGTGGCGCCAGCAACTTTCCGACATCGAATACCGTGTCACGCGCGAGGCCGCGACCGAACGCCCGTTCACGGGCCGCTACTGGGACCACTGGGACAGCGGCATCTTCAAGTGCGTAGGCTGCGGCACTCCGCTGTTCGAATCGGCCACCAAGTTCGACGCCGGCTGCGGCTGGCCCAGCTACTTCCGGCCGATCAACGGCGAGGTGATCTCGGAGCACACCGACCACACGCACGGCATGGTACGCGTCGAGGTCCGCTGCAAGGAATGCGGCAGCCATCTCGGCCACGTATTCGAAGATGGCCCCGCACCGACCGGGCTTCGCTATTGCATCAACTCGGCTGCGTTAAAATTCGACGATCGCGACCCGGCTGAGCGCGACGGCTGA
- a CDS encoding branched-chain amino acid ABC transporter permease: MEFFVISLLNGISYGLLLFMLSSGLTLIFSMMGVLNFAHASFYMLGAYFAYTVASKIGFWPALILAPLLVACAGALVERFGLRTVHKYGHVAELLFTFGLAYLIEEGVKLVWGLAAVPYRIPAELDGPLFTVFTSSFPKYRAFMMLVSLGMLVAIYLVLTRTRIGLVIQAALTHPEMVEALGHNVPRVFMMVFGGGAALAGLAGVIGGNAFVTEPSMAAAVGSIVFVVAVVGGMGSLVGAFIASILIGVLQTFAVTIDASLAGLFNSIGLAVSDTTPFYSLWKLTVAQVAPVLPYLLLVLMLIFRPRGLMGTRES; this comes from the coding sequence GTGGAATTCTTCGTCATCTCCCTGTTGAACGGCATCAGCTACGGGCTGCTGTTGTTCATGCTCTCTTCAGGCCTCACCCTGATCTTCAGCATGATGGGCGTGCTCAATTTCGCGCACGCCAGCTTCTACATGCTCGGGGCCTACTTCGCCTATACCGTCGCCAGCAAGATCGGGTTCTGGCCCGCGCTGATCCTGGCGCCGCTGCTGGTGGCATGTGCCGGCGCGCTGGTGGAACGCTTCGGCCTGCGCACCGTGCACAAGTACGGACACGTGGCCGAGCTGCTGTTCACGTTCGGGCTGGCCTACCTGATCGAGGAAGGCGTCAAGCTCGTGTGGGGCCTGGCCGCCGTGCCATACCGCATCCCGGCCGAACTCGACGGGCCGCTGTTTACGGTGTTCACGTCGTCGTTCCCCAAGTACCGCGCCTTCATGATGCTGGTCTCGCTGGGCATGCTGGTGGCGATCTATCTCGTGCTGACGCGCACGCGCATCGGCCTGGTGATCCAGGCCGCGCTGACGCACCCGGAGATGGTCGAGGCGCTCGGCCACAACGTGCCGCGCGTGTTCATGATGGTGTTCGGCGGCGGCGCCGCGCTGGCGGGCTTGGCGGGCGTCATCGGCGGCAACGCCTTTGTCACCGAGCCGTCGATGGCGGCGGCGGTCGGCTCGATCGTCTTCGTGGTGGCGGTGGTGGGCGGCATGGGCTCGCTGGTGGGAGCGTTTATCGCGTCCATCCTGATCGGCGTGCTGCAAACCTTCGCGGTGACCATCGATGCCTCGCTGGCCGGCCTGTTCAACAGCATTGGCCTGGCCGTGAGCGACACCACGCCGTTCTATTCGCTGTGGAAGCTCACCGTGGCCCAGGTGGCGCCGGTGCTGCCGTACCTGCTGCTGGTGCTGATGCTGATCTTCCGGCCGCGCGGCCTGATGGGAACCCGGGAGAGCTGA
- a CDS encoding amino acid permease → MSSHSHPQPHQHPVVEHDDLQRKLKARHLTMIAIGGAVGTGLFVASGASIAQAGPGGALLMYALLGFMVYCLMTSLGELAVHMPVAGSFVTYSALYVDEGFGFALGWNYWFSLAVTIAVELTAAQLVMQYWFPGMPGVAWSAGFLLLMFALNAFSVRGFGEAEYWFALIKVITVIVFLGVGLLMIFGIMKDGPQSGWHNFTIGDAPFVGGIPAMIGVAMIAGFSFQGTETVGVAAGEAENPAQTIPRAIRQTFWRILLFYVIAILIIGVLIPYTDPNLLRNDVTDVGVSPFALVFRHAGLAFAAGLMNAVVLTALLSAGTSSMYVSTRILYGLAVSGRAPRWLGKLTVSGVPFNALLVTTAIGALCFFSSLFGDKAVYLWLLNTSAMTGFFAWFGIAVSHYRFRRGLVYQGYDVNALAYRSPLYPFGPVFAGVLCLVIVAGQNYQAFADIPNRWPEIIATYIGVPVFLALWLGYRIVRKTRLIDYEDMPFELPKRAVHADKQTVHA, encoded by the coding sequence ATGTCTTCCCACTCCCACCCTCAACCGCACCAGCATCCGGTCGTCGAACATGACGACCTCCAGCGCAAGCTCAAGGCGCGCCATCTCACCATGATCGCCATCGGCGGCGCCGTCGGCACGGGGCTGTTCGTCGCCTCGGGCGCATCGATCGCGCAGGCCGGTCCTGGCGGCGCCCTGCTGATGTATGCGCTGCTCGGTTTCATGGTGTACTGCCTGATGACCAGCCTGGGCGAACTGGCCGTCCACATGCCCGTGGCCGGCTCCTTCGTTACCTACAGTGCGCTCTATGTCGACGAAGGCTTCGGCTTTGCGCTTGGCTGGAACTACTGGTTCAGCCTGGCCGTGACCATTGCCGTCGAACTCACGGCGGCGCAGCTCGTGATGCAGTACTGGTTTCCCGGCATGCCTGGCGTGGCGTGGAGCGCGGGTTTCCTGCTGCTGATGTTCGCGCTCAACGCGTTTTCGGTGCGCGGCTTCGGCGAGGCCGAGTACTGGTTCGCGCTGATCAAGGTGATCACGGTCATCGTGTTCCTGGGCGTGGGCCTGCTGATGATCTTCGGCATCATGAAAGACGGGCCGCAATCCGGCTGGCACAACTTCACCATCGGCGACGCGCCGTTCGTAGGCGGCATACCGGCCATGATCGGCGTGGCGATGATCGCGGGCTTCTCGTTCCAGGGCACCGAAACCGTCGGTGTGGCAGCAGGCGAGGCAGAGAATCCCGCGCAGACCATCCCGCGCGCGATCCGCCAGACCTTCTGGCGCATCCTGCTGTTCTATGTGATCGCCATCCTGATCATCGGCGTGCTGATTCCCTATACGGACCCGAACCTGCTGCGCAATGATGTCACCGACGTCGGCGTGAGCCCGTTCGCGCTGGTGTTCCGCCACGCCGGGCTGGCCTTTGCCGCGGGCCTGATGAATGCGGTGGTGCTGACCGCCCTGCTGTCGGCCGGCACGTCGAGCATGTATGTCTCCACGCGCATTCTCTATGGCCTTGCCGTCAGCGGCCGCGCGCCGCGCTGGCTCGGCAAGCTGACCGTGAGCGGCGTGCCGTTCAATGCGCTGCTGGTCACCACCGCCATCGGCGCGCTGTGCTTCTTCAGCTCGCTGTTTGGCGACAAGGCCGTGTATCTGTGGCTGCTGAACACCTCCGCAATGACCGGCTTCTTCGCCTGGTTCGGCATCGCCGTCAGCCACTATCGCTTCCGCCGCGGGCTGGTCTACCAGGGCTATGACGTCAACGCGCTGGCCTACCGTTCGCCGCTGTATCCGTTCGGGCCCGTCTTCGCCGGGGTGCTTTGCCTCGTCATCGTGGCCGGACAGAACTATCAGGCCTTTGCGGATATTCCGAACCGCTGGCCCGAGATCATCGCCACCTATATCGGCGTACCGGTGTTCCTGGCGCTGTGGCTCGGTTACCGCATCGTCAGGAAGACGCGCCTGATCGACTATGAGGATATGCCGTTCGAATTGCCAAAGCGCGCAGTGCACGCCGACAAGCAGACGGTGCATGCGTGA
- a CDS encoding protein adenylyltransferase SelO yields MSDTVNQPSVQRDVSGNGATFRAPFQTEPGFAGLGERFFTKLRPTPLPSPYLVSIAPAAAALLGMPAEAPAQPDFIEAFVGNSIPEWADPLATVYSGHQFGVWAGQLGDGRAIRLAQAQTDTGPWEIQLKGAGLTPYSRMADGRAVLRSSIREYLCSEAMAALGVPTTRALSIVGSDAPVRRETIETAAVVTRLAPTFIRFGHFEHFAAHEDVAALRQLADFVIDNFMPACRESAQPYQALLREVSLRTADMVAHWQAIGFCHGVMNTDNMSILGLTIDYGPFGFLDAFDANHICNHSDTQGRYAYSQQPQVAFWNLHCLAQALLPLWLEPGADDTAREDAVTQARAALDPFRDRYASEFFRHYRAKLGLRMPAGGDNEDEPLMTSLFQLLHAQRVDYTLFWRNLAHISSLDGASDTPVRDLFLDRAAWDAWAEGYRARLRAEQSDDSARRAAMLAVNPKYVLRNHLAETAIRRAREKDFSEVDRLLAVLSRPFDEQPESEAYAALPPDWASGIEVSCSS; encoded by the coding sequence ATGTCCGATACCGTCAATCAACCTTCCGTCCAACGCGATGTCTCCGGCAACGGTGCGACGTTCCGCGCGCCATTCCAGACCGAACCCGGATTTGCCGGCCTCGGCGAGCGCTTCTTCACGAAGCTGCGCCCCACGCCGCTGCCCTCGCCCTACCTGGTCAGCATCGCGCCGGCCGCCGCTGCCCTGCTGGGCATGCCGGCCGAGGCCCCGGCGCAGCCGGACTTCATTGAAGCGTTTGTCGGCAACAGCATTCCCGAATGGGCCGACCCGCTGGCCACTGTCTACTCGGGACATCAGTTCGGCGTGTGGGCGGGACAGCTTGGCGATGGCCGGGCAATCCGCCTCGCGCAGGCGCAGACCGATACCGGCCCGTGGGAGATCCAGCTCAAGGGTGCCGGACTCACGCCCTATTCGCGCATGGCCGACGGCCGCGCGGTGCTGCGCTCATCGATCCGCGAGTACCTGTGTTCCGAAGCCATGGCGGCACTTGGCGTGCCGACCACGCGCGCACTGAGCATCGTCGGCTCCGACGCGCCGGTGCGGCGCGAAACCATCGAGACCGCCGCGGTGGTGACGCGGCTTGCGCCCACGTTCATCCGCTTCGGGCACTTCGAACACTTTGCCGCACACGAGGACGTTGCCGCGCTGCGCCAGCTGGCCGATTTCGTCATCGACAACTTCATGCCGGCCTGCCGCGAGTCCGCCCAGCCCTACCAGGCCCTGCTGCGAGAGGTCTCGCTGCGCACGGCCGACATGGTGGCGCACTGGCAGGCGATCGGCTTTTGCCACGGCGTGATGAATACCGACAATATGTCGATCCTCGGCCTGACCATCGATTACGGCCCGTTCGGCTTCCTCGACGCGTTCGACGCCAACCACATCTGCAACCATTCGGACACGCAGGGCCGCTATGCGTACAGTCAGCAGCCGCAGGTCGCGTTCTGGAACCTGCATTGCCTGGCGCAGGCGCTGCTGCCCTTGTGGCTGGAGCCGGGCGCCGATGACACCGCGCGCGAAGACGCCGTGACGCAGGCGCGCGCAGCGCTGGACCCGTTCCGAGACCGTTACGCGAGCGAATTCTTCCGCCACTACCGGGCCAAGCTTGGCCTGCGCATGCCGGCCGGCGGCGACAACGAAGACGAGCCGCTGATGACCAGCCTGTTCCAGCTGCTGCACGCGCAGCGCGTGGACTACACCTTGTTCTGGCGCAACCTCGCCCACATCTCCTCTTTGGACGGCGCCAGCGACACCCCGGTGCGCGACCTGTTCCTCGACCGTGCCGCCTGGGACGCCTGGGCGGAGGGTTACCGGGCCAGGCTGCGGGCGGAGCAGTCCGACGACAGCGCCCGGCGCGCCGCCATGCTGGCAGTCAACCCCAAGTATGTGCTGCGCAACCATCTTGCCGAAACCGCCATCCGCCGCGCGCGGGAAAAGGACTTCAGCGAAGTGGACCGGCTGCTCGCCGTGCTGTCGCGTCCCTTCGACGAACAGCCGGAGTCGGAAGCCTACGCGGCGCTGCCGCCCGACTGGGCGTCCGGAATCGAGGTGAGCTGTTCGTCGTGA
- a CDS encoding ABC transporter ATP-binding protein — protein sequence MTAALELTDVRKKFGQTEIIRGVNLTIGKGERHALIGPNGAGKSTTFNLISGRFAPTTGSVRLNGQEIGGLQPFAINRMGLSRSFQITNIFHRLSVFENLRCAVLWSLGYKYSFWHRLSALRDARERAEEVLELIGMQHRRDSQAGLLTYAEQRALEIGITIAGGADVILLDEPTAGMSRSESDHAVELIRKVTAGKTLVMVEHDMSVVFGLADRISVLVYGEVIATDTPQAIRNNRKVKEAYLGTTLDEGATEGATEGAH from the coding sequence ATGACAGCGGCACTGGAACTGACCGATGTACGCAAGAAGTTCGGCCAGACGGAAATCATCCGCGGCGTGAACCTGACCATTGGCAAGGGCGAGCGCCACGCGCTGATCGGGCCCAACGGCGCGGGCAAGTCGACAACGTTCAACCTGATCTCGGGACGGTTTGCGCCGACCACCGGCTCGGTGCGCCTGAACGGACAGGAAATCGGCGGGCTGCAGCCGTTTGCCATCAACCGCATGGGGCTGTCGCGCAGCTTCCAGATCACCAATATCTTCCACCGCCTGTCGGTATTCGAGAACCTGCGCTGCGCGGTGCTGTGGTCGCTCGGGTACAAGTACTCGTTCTGGCACCGCCTGTCGGCGCTGCGCGACGCGCGCGAGCGCGCCGAGGAGGTGCTGGAACTGATCGGCATGCAGCATCGGCGCGACTCGCAGGCCGGGCTGCTGACGTACGCGGAGCAGCGTGCGCTGGAAATCGGCATCACCATCGCCGGCGGCGCCGACGTGATCCTGCTCGACGAGCCCACGGCTGGCATGAGCCGCTCGGAATCGGACCACGCGGTCGAGCTGATCCGCAAGGTCACCGCGGGCAAGACGCTGGTGATGGTCGAGCACGACATGAGCGTGGTGTTCGGGCTGGCCGACCGCATCTCGGTGCTGGTCTACGGCGAGGTGATCGCCACCGATACGCCGCAGGCCATCCGCAACAACCGCAAGGTCAAGGAGGCTTACCTGGGTACCACGCTGGACGAAGGTGCCACGGAAGGCGCCACCGAAGGAGCGCACTGA
- a CDS encoding branched-chain amino acid ABC transporter substrate-binding protein gives MTKMRPLVAGVAAFAALGSALVSGTALADTVKIAFIDPLSGLMAPVGQNQLKSWQYVAEVANQKGWGGAHKFEVVGFDNKLSPQESLTILKQVADQGIRYIVQGNGSSVGMALEDAVAKHNERNPGKEIVYLNYAAVDPDMTNSKCNYWHFRLDANSDMKMEALTTYLAKDPNVKKVYLINQNYSFGHQVARAAKDYLKRKRPDIQIVGEDLHPLAQVKDFAPYAAKIKASGADTVITGNWGSDLALLIKAGKDAGLTTNYYTYYAGTTGVPTAMGSAGAEHVKYVGYYNPNNEGFKGADIIEGYKKKYNDDFYVMAAYTGVAMLAKAVKTTNSTDPVKVAKAMEGIKVDSMNGPVEMRNTDHQAQQSLVVATWTKVNGKDVKYDQENTGYGWKTNALMDQYVAAQPTSCQMKRPG, from the coding sequence ATGACCAAAATGCGTCCGCTGGTGGCCGGCGTGGCCGCGTTCGCGGCACTGGGTTCTGCGCTGGTTTCGGGCACGGCACTCGCGGATACGGTGAAGATCGCCTTCATCGATCCGCTCTCGGGGCTCATGGCCCCCGTTGGACAGAACCAGCTCAAGAGCTGGCAGTATGTGGCCGAGGTGGCCAACCAGAAGGGGTGGGGCGGTGCCCACAAGTTCGAGGTGGTGGGCTTCGACAACAAGCTGTCGCCGCAGGAGAGCCTGACCATCCTGAAGCAAGTGGCCGACCAGGGCATCCGCTACATCGTGCAGGGCAACGGCTCGTCGGTGGGCATGGCGCTGGAAGACGCAGTGGCCAAGCACAATGAGCGCAATCCGGGCAAGGAAATCGTCTACCTGAACTACGCCGCGGTGGACCCGGACATGACCAACAGCAAGTGCAACTACTGGCATTTCCGGCTCGACGCCAATTCCGACATGAAGATGGAGGCCCTGACCACGTACCTGGCCAAGGACCCCAACGTCAAGAAGGTCTACCTGATCAACCAGAACTACTCGTTCGGCCACCAGGTGGCGCGCGCAGCGAAGGACTACCTGAAGCGCAAGCGTCCCGACATCCAGATCGTCGGCGAGGACCTGCACCCGCTCGCCCAGGTGAAGGACTTCGCGCCGTACGCGGCCAAGATCAAGGCCTCCGGCGCCGATACCGTGATCACGGGCAACTGGGGCAGCGACCTCGCGCTGCTGATCAAGGCGGGCAAGGATGCCGGCCTGACCACCAACTACTACACGTACTACGCCGGCACCACCGGCGTGCCGACGGCCATGGGCTCCGCCGGCGCCGAGCACGTCAAGTACGTCGGCTACTACAACCCGAACAACGAGGGCTTCAAGGGCGCCGACATCATCGAGGGCTACAAGAAGAAGTACAACGACGACTTCTACGTGATGGCCGCCTACACCGGCGTGGCCATGCTGGCCAAGGCCGTCAAGACCACCAACTCCACCGATCCGGTCAAGGTCGCCAAGGCCATGGAGGGCATCAAGGTGGACAGCATGAACGGCCCGGTCGAGATGCGCAACACCGACCACCAGGCCCAGCAGTCGCTGGTGGTGGCCACCTGGACCAAGGTCAACGGCAAGGACGTCAAGTACGACCAGGAGAACACCGGCTACGGCTGGAAGACCAATGCGCTGATGGACCAGTACGTCGCGGCGCAACCGACTTCCTGCCAGATGAAGCGGCCGGGCTGA